The Chitinophagales bacterium genome has a window encoding:
- a CDS encoding T9SS type A sorting domain-containing protein: MKQVITKLTTNPNAKMVKAMLSVICLFVFCAQANAQVGFPTAKQYPFTAKQKTWTYLSGGTSVNIQSDDKTMYNIPIGFTFKYCGANYTTVSACSNGWLKLGNTSSTYYSNSQYYANYLKPVLMPLFDDLQGSGSVTTYKTQGAAGSRTFTFEWKHIHPLSYSYSSNYFSIQVILYEATGGIEFMYKRESGGTSISSGTIGIMGRSSSSDFQTLPNGGSNPTPNKSSFKTSVYTLPATGQSYFWGIDCPVKFPKQPQNVPTCAGATAMFTATPDSATQYQWQWYGTNGWTDLGNDAIYSGVNTLNLSVKNTQLSWDKYRYRVVATNVEKNCSKASDEGLLEMIPSANSSIIIASAPGTDICNNEEVTFTSAFTKGGSSPQYRWLLNGLEIPGATNASLQIDSLDHGDIVQCRFISSQQCVYESISNGIKINVVSNLTAEVGIATSYNGGNSYTFIAQPKNGGDDPEFHWYVNNKLLPGETGQSFTTDILKPWDKVTVAMLSSRDCAMPRLATSRQATTSVTSVGNNIGVTLAPNPNKGTFTVKANGVGNSKAIVSIMNTVGQVVYKAEVQAAQGTITHQIDISGKAAGVYIMNIDVAGNQVFKKFTFAE, from the coding sequence ATGAAACAAGTAATTACTAAACTTACAACTAACCCCAACGCAAAAATGGTTAAGGCGATGCTATCCGTTATTTGCCTGTTCGTATTTTGCGCACAGGCAAATGCTCAGGTAGGTTTTCCTACGGCCAAACAATACCCATTTACGGCGAAACAAAAAACATGGACTTATTTGTCAGGGGGTACTTCTGTGAACATACAGAGTGATGACAAGACAATGTATAATATACCTATAGGATTTACTTTCAAGTATTGCGGAGCAAACTATACAACTGTAAGTGCATGCTCAAACGGCTGGCTGAAGTTAGGAAATACTTCAAGCACGTATTACTCAAACAGCCAGTATTACGCTAATTACCTGAAACCTGTACTGATGCCATTATTTGACGACCTACAGGGGTCAGGCAGTGTTACAACCTATAAAACACAGGGTGCGGCCGGCAGCCGAACATTTACTTTTGAGTGGAAGCATATCCACCCGCTGTCATATTCATATTCGTCCAACTATTTCTCAATTCAGGTGATATTATATGAAGCAACGGGTGGCATCGAGTTTATGTATAAGAGAGAGTCGGGTGGCACAAGTATCTCATCAGGTACTATCGGTATCATGGGCAGGTCGAGCAGCAGTGACTTTCAGACGTTACCCAACGGAGGCTCAAATCCCACGCCCAATAAGAGTTCTTTTAAAACCAGTGTTTATACTCTGCCGGCAACCGGTCAAAGTTATTTCTGGGGTATAGATTGCCCGGTGAAATTTCCTAAACAACCACAGAATGTTCCTACATGCGCAGGTGCAACAGCCATGTTTACAGCTACGCCTGACAGTGCAACTCAATATCAATGGCAATGGTACGGTACTAATGGCTGGACAGACCTGGGTAACGATGCGATATACAGCGGTGTAAATACATTGAACCTGTCTGTGAAAAATACCCAACTGTCATGGGATAAATACAGGTATCGCGTTGTGGCTACCAATGTAGAGAAAAACTGTTCTAAGGCAAGTGATGAAGGTTTACTCGAAATGATACCAAGTGCTAATTCCAGTATTATTATTGCTTCTGCCCCAGGTACAGATATATGCAATAATGAGGAGGTGACCTTTACATCAGCATTTACTAAAGGTGGATCAAGTCCGCAATACAGGTGGTTGCTGAATGGCCTTGAGATACCTGGTGCTACTAATGCGTCTTTGCAGATTGACTCTCTTGATCATGGTGATATTGTGCAGTGTCGTTTTATTAGTAGTCAGCAATGTGTATATGAGAGTATAAGTAATGGCATTAAGATAAATGTAGTTAGTAATCTGACAGCAGAAGTAGGTATTGCCACCAGCTACAATGGTGGCAATTCATATACCTTTATTGCACAGCCTAAAAATGGTGGAGACGATCCGGAATTCCATTGGTATGTAAATAATAAATTGCTGCCTGGTGAAACAGGACAATCATTCACAACGGACATACTAAAGCCATGGGATAAAGTGACCGTTGCAATGCTCAGTAGCAGGGATTGCGCCATGCCGAGACTGGCAACCAGCAGGCAGGCAACTACCTCTGTTACATCTGTTGGTAATAATATAGGCGTTACATTAGCGCCCAATCCTAATAAAGGTACGTTTACGGTCAAGGCAAACGGTGTTGGTAATAGCAAAGCTATTGTGTCTATAATGAATACCGTAGGTCAGGTAGTGTACAAAGCTGAAGTACAAGCTGCTCAAGGTACAATAACACACCAAATAGATATATCCGGAAAAGCAGCCGGAGTATACATCATGAATATAGATGTAGCCGGTAACCAGGTATTTAAAAAATTCACTTTTGCCGAGTAG
- a CDS encoding T9SS type A sorting domain-containing protein, whose amino-acid sequence MKKLNLLLSITVMILVFNFGYAQSVSFTLTQAPCNANGVLTANFTGMTPPLTVVWGNSKVVHTGVTGTSDALTGYAGQYLNLYATDANNNKVYGSYNGAPPFSYTVSATGGVCPVLGTATATVTGGTSPYTYQWTDANSVVVSTSNPATGLQTGSYDVMITDANGCVFGSLYQWDSGQGAKNAYIYNTSNISYSISTTTANCTNGTATVNSVSGGTSPYSYLWSNSATTSAITGLTAGYYYVTVTDAVGCSTPKGASVQQSRQIGTNITSSPATCLQNNGSATSFGSGGIPPYTYLWSNSATTQTISGLPAGYYSVKVTDANGCVGNGARYISASTPVNVTYTTTASSCTSPTGTATLNISGGTTPYTVQWYTSPAQSGTTLTNAAPGSYSFKVTDANGCIRNGTVQIPPVSNVSVVLSTTNTTCTQQNGSINAVVTGGSTPYTYLWSNSATTSSISGLASSYYSVTVTDNLGCAVTKGSHVGVSSPVSVGLSTTNASCIFNSDGAITATPSGGTTPYTYQWSNVSGTSSTVTGLSKGFYTVNVTDAVGCKATGQSYVSYNPNNNSCYCTITGTVYNDANSNCVKDAGEQGIENIRIHCSGIGYAYTNANGVYSFIVPSGSYTLSETVHSFYPLATCQNNSITVNATAGTNCVHIVNFANTVNTIHDMYVGTANLNCPVPGYQYRQRLIIKNMGTVTESSVVAGYKTDGQLPAPLFSPSNLFTGSGTYYSVSGTSLNPGISHVLTLYYNTPTNIPLNTSLVFKDTAAYTGPMSNWLNDYSPWNNVDYFTPLVVGSFDPNFKEVKPQGKGPEGIISVNDSVLEYKIHFQNLGTYKAQNIYILDTLDSDLDWATLTPIYKSHDCDVTMSENGVVRFQFDNIDLPTKTTNEEASNGLVIYTIHTKKGLPNGTKFTNNAAIYFDFNEPVITNTTLNTIGDVSVETIKRGNAGNVSVFPNPTHDIFTIRVNEGNFSTARVMNAMGQICGVYNLSETETQVNLSSSAPGIYFIVLQGMNGYTIEKVEKL is encoded by the coding sequence ATGAAAAAGCTCAACCTACTATTATCAATTACGGTAATGATACTTGTGTTTAATTTTGGGTACGCACAATCAGTATCATTTACGCTTACACAGGCACCGTGTAATGCCAACGGGGTATTAACGGCAAACTTTACTGGTATGACACCTCCGCTTACAGTTGTTTGGGGGAATAGTAAAGTGGTGCATACCGGAGTTACGGGAACTTCGGATGCATTGACAGGTTATGCCGGACAATATCTTAACCTGTATGCCACCGATGCTAATAACAACAAAGTGTATGGCAGTTACAATGGTGCGCCACCCTTCAGCTATACTGTGTCTGCAACGGGAGGTGTTTGCCCTGTTTTGGGAACAGCTACTGCTACGGTAACAGGTGGCACATCTCCATACACGTACCAGTGGACAGATGCTAACAGTGTTGTGGTTAGTACATCTAACCCTGCTACGGGACTGCAGACAGGCTCTTATGATGTTATGATAACAGACGCAAACGGATGTGTTTTCGGCTCATTATATCAATGGGACAGCGGACAGGGAGCAAAAAATGCCTACATATATAATACTTCAAACATCAGCTATTCGATCAGCACAACTACGGCAAACTGTACTAATGGTACTGCAACTGTGAATTCTGTCAGCGGAGGAACATCTCCCTACAGTTATTTATGGTCGAACTCAGCTACCACTTCGGCAATAACAGGGTTAACAGCCGGGTACTATTATGTAACCGTTACAGACGCCGTAGGTTGCAGTACCCCAAAAGGCGCAAGTGTGCAGCAGTCCAGGCAAATAGGCACTAACATTACATCAAGCCCGGCGACCTGCCTGCAGAATAATGGCTCAGCCACCAGTTTTGGTTCGGGAGGTATTCCTCCATATACATATTTATGGAGCAATAGCGCAACTACGCAAACCATATCAGGATTGCCTGCCGGGTACTACTCAGTAAAAGTTACCGATGCCAATGGTTGTGTAGGTAACGGGGCAAGATATATCAGCGCAAGCACTCCTGTTAACGTGACATATACAACAACAGCGAGTTCATGTACTTCTCCTACAGGTACCGCTACTTTAAATATATCAGGAGGTACTACACCATATACCGTTCAGTGGTACACGTCTCCCGCACAATCAGGCACTACGCTTACCAATGCAGCTCCCGGCAGTTATTCGTTCAAAGTAACAGATGCCAACGGCTGTATCAGGAACGGCACTGTGCAGATTCCACCGGTTAGTAATGTATCTGTGGTGTTATCCACTACGAATACGACCTGTACGCAGCAGAATGGTAGTATAAATGCCGTAGTGACTGGTGGTTCTACGCCATATACCTACCTATGGAGCAACAGTGCTACCACATCATCTATCTCCGGTCTTGCCTCCAGTTATTATTCTGTCACTGTTACTGATAACCTGGGTTGTGCTGTAACAAAAGGTAGCCATGTCGGTGTGTCTTCGCCGGTGTCTGTAGGTTTGTCTACAACAAACGCCAGCTGCATTTTCAACAGCGATGGTGCTATAACAGCAACTCCTTCGGGCGGTACAACACCATATACTTACCAATGGTCAAACGTTTCAGGAACATCATCTACAGTAACGGGTCTGTCTAAGGGTTTTTATACTGTAAATGTTACAGATGCGGTTGGCTGTAAAGCAACCGGCCAATCTTATGTAAGTTATAACCCGAACAACAATAGCTGCTATTGTACCATAACCGGTACCGTGTATAATGATGCGAATAGTAACTGCGTAAAAGATGCAGGAGAGCAGGGTATTGAGAATATCAGGATACATTGTAGTGGCATAGGTTATGCATATACAAATGCTAACGGTGTTTATTCATTCATAGTGCCATCCGGATCATATACTTTGTCTGAAACGGTACATAGTTTCTATCCACTAGCTACCTGTCAGAACAATTCAATAACAGTTAACGCCACAGCGGGTACCAATTGTGTCCACATAGTTAATTTTGCCAATACTGTTAACACCATTCACGACATGTATGTTGGCACTGCCAACCTTAATTGTCCGGTGCCGGGATACCAATACAGGCAGAGATTGATCATTAAGAATATGGGAACCGTAACAGAATCTTCAGTTGTTGCCGGCTATAAGACTGATGGACAACTGCCGGCGCCTTTGTTCTCTCCTTCTAACCTGTTTACCGGTTCAGGAACTTACTACAGCGTGTCAGGCACGTCGCTCAATCCGGGTATATCACATGTACTGACTCTTTATTATAACACACCTACAAATATTCCATTGAATACATCGCTGGTATTTAAGGATACTGCAGCCTACACAGGTCCTATGTCCAACTGGTTGAATGATTATTCACCATGGAACAACGTTGACTATTTTACACCGTTAGTGGTTGGCTCTTTCGACCCCAACTTCAAAGAAGTAAAACCACAGGGTAAAGGTCCTGAAGGTATCATTAGCGTAAATGATTCTGTGCTGGAATACAAGATACATTTCCAGAACCTGGGTACCTATAAAGCGCAGAATATTTATATACTGGATACTCTTGACTCTGACCTTGACTGGGCGACACTTACACCAATTTATAAGTCGCATGATTGTGATGTGACCATGAGTGAGAACGGTGTGGTAAGGTTCCAGTTTGATAATATTGATCTGCCAACTAAGACCACAAATGAAGAGGCAAGTAACGGACTGGTAATATATACGATACATACAAAGAAGGGACTACCTAACGGAACTAAGTTTACCAATAATGCCGCTATATATTTTGATTTTAATGAGCCGGTGATAACCAATACAACATTGAACACTATTGGTGATGTGAGTGTAGAAACTATTAAAAGAGGTAATGCAGGTAACGTAAGTGTATTCCCTAATCCAACTCACGATATATTTACGATCAGGGTGAATGAGGGTAATTTCAGTACGGCCAGGGTGATGAACGCTATGGGACAAATATGTGGAGTGTACAACCTCTCAGAAACAGAAACGCAGGTTAACCTGTCTTCTTCAGCTCCGGGCATATATTTTATTGTGCTGCAGGGAATGAATGGTTATACGATCGAGAAAGTTGAGAAACTATAG
- the pyk gene encoding pyruvate kinase produces MLHKTKIIATVGPSCNTYEKLLALTEAGVNVFRLNFSHGTHEQHAEVIKHIRRINDDFPFNIAILADLQGPKLRVGEIIDNSLELKANDELYFTNEKLVGTLDNIYISYPDFYKDVRIGETIMLDDGKIEVLVTEITEDKRVKAKVITPGILSSKKGVNLPDTQISLPSMSEKDMNDLDFIISQEIGWVALSFVRRPDDIHALRKVIKERKSHAKIIAKIEKPEALEHLREIILASDAVMVARGDLGVELPLEKIPMIQKNIIRMCIHRAKPVIIATQMMESMIDRTRPNRSEITDVANAVLEGADAVMLSGETAMGQYPVQVVETMVSIISEVEKEEMVYNKNLTPQPHSPSFLSDALCYNACEISRDVKANALVGMTQSGYTGFMLSSFRPRSPLYIFTKTESLVNQLSLSWGVQAFFYENEESLDEIFTDQIELLRSKGLLKSGDVVVMTGSTPVKEHLPTNMLKVWRVS; encoded by the coding sequence ATGTTACACAAGACGAAGATCATTGCTACAGTTGGGCCCAGCTGTAATACATATGAAAAACTTTTAGCATTAACAGAGGCAGGGGTAAATGTGTTCCGGCTCAATTTTTCGCACGGTACTCATGAACAACACGCAGAAGTAATAAAACACATAAGGCGAATAAACGATGATTTCCCATTTAACATTGCGATTTTAGCAGACCTGCAAGGCCCGAAACTACGCGTTGGGGAGATAATAGATAACTCGCTGGAACTAAAGGCGAATGATGAACTATACTTTACGAATGAAAAACTGGTAGGCACCCTGGATAATATTTACATATCCTACCCCGATTTTTATAAAGACGTACGTATAGGTGAAACGATCATGCTGGATGATGGTAAGATAGAAGTACTTGTGACCGAAATAACAGAAGATAAAAGAGTGAAAGCCAAAGTGATAACCCCCGGCATCTTGTCTTCAAAGAAAGGAGTGAACCTGCCGGACACGCAGATATCTCTGCCCTCTATGTCTGAAAAAGACATGAACGATCTGGATTTTATTATATCCCAGGAAATAGGCTGGGTGGCTCTTTCGTTTGTTCGCAGGCCTGATGACATTCATGCATTAAGGAAGGTCATAAAAGAGCGCAAAAGCCATGCTAAGATCATTGCAAAAATAGAAAAGCCTGAAGCGCTTGAGCACCTGCGCGAGATAATACTCGCAAGCGACGCTGTAATGGTAGCCCGCGGAGACCTGGGTGTCGAATTACCGCTGGAAAAAATACCAATGATCCAGAAGAACATAATCAGAATGTGCATTCACCGCGCCAAACCTGTGATCATTGCTACGCAAATGATGGAAAGCATGATAGACCGTACACGTCCTAATCGTAGTGAAATTACTGATGTGGCTAACGCGGTACTTGAAGGTGCCGATGCAGTAATGCTGAGCGGAGAAACAGCTATGGGACAGTACCCCGTACAGGTGGTAGAAACAATGGTAAGCATTATATCAGAGGTGGAAAAAGAGGAAATGGTGTATAATAAGAATCTCACCCCTCAGCCTCACTCCCCTTCTTTCCTGAGTGATGCTCTTTGCTATAATGCATGCGAAATATCAAGAGACGTTAAGGCTAATGCGCTTGTGGGCATGACACAATCAGGATATACAGGCTTTATGCTTTCGAGTTTCAGGCCAAGATCTCCCTTATATATTTTTACTAAGACCGAATCATTGGTGAATCAACTTAGCCTTAGTTGGGGTGTACAGGCATTCTTTTACGAGAACGAAGAAAGCCTGGATGAAATATTCACCGACCAGATCGAATTGCTACGCTCCAAGGGCCTGCTCAAATCCGGCGATGTTGTTGTTATGACAGGCAGCACTCCTGTAAAAGAGCACCTGCCCACCAATATGCTGAAAGTCTGGAGAGTATCATAA
- the atpG gene encoding ATP synthase F1 subunit gamma, with amino-acid sequence MSGQLKEVRNRIKSVTSTQQITKAMKMVSAAKLRRATDAIVQMRPYAEKLQEMLSNIVSNSTGDIDLSLAEERTAERVLLIVITSDRGLCGGYNSNVIKTARKSIADKYSAQHAKGNVVIMPIGKKAYEYFLKNNYPLIDTYWTTFADLSFDNVRKAAVHAQESYLKKEFDKVELVYSKFKNAATQEFVAEAYLPIPKVENKESDGKKGKADYIFEPSEETLILELMPKILNTQVYKAILDANASEHGARMTAMDKASENANELLKSLKISYNRARQAAITTELTEIVSGAAALQG; translated from the coding sequence ATGTCAGGACAGCTTAAGGAGGTTCGTAATCGTATAAAATCAGTTACTTCTACACAGCAGATCACGAAGGCTATGAAGATGGTAAGTGCGGCCAAATTGCGTCGCGCAACCGATGCGATAGTGCAGATGCGCCCATATGCTGAAAAATTGCAGGAGATGCTGAGCAATATCGTGAGCAACAGTACGGGTGATATTGACTTGTCGCTGGCAGAAGAACGTACTGCAGAACGTGTATTGCTGATTGTTATTACCAGTGACCGTGGTTTGTGTGGTGGTTACAACTCGAATGTGATAAAAACTGCCCGTAAGTCAATTGCAGATAAATACAGCGCACAACACGCTAAAGGGAATGTGGTGATCATGCCGATAGGTAAGAAAGCTTACGAGTACTTCCTGAAGAATAACTATCCACTAATCGATACTTACTGGACAACTTTCGCTGACCTGAGTTTTGATAATGTGCGCAAAGCTGCTGTCCATGCTCAGGAATCATACCTGAAGAAAGAGTTTGATAAAGTAGAGTTGGTATACAGTAAGTTTAAAAATGCCGCTACGCAGGAGTTTGTTGCCGAAGCGTATCTGCCAATTCCTAAAGTAGAGAATAAGGAGAGTGATGGAAAGAAGGGCAAGGCAGATTACATATTTGAACCGTCAGAAGAGACGCTGATACTGGAACTTATGCCTAAGATATTGAACACCCAGGTATACAAAGCTATTCTGGATGCCAATGCCTCAGAGCATGGAGCTCGTATGACCGCTATGGATAAGGCAAGTGAGAATGCTAACGAATTGCTGAAAAGCCTTAAGATATCTTACAACCGTGCCCGCCAGGCGGCAATTACTACCGAGCTTACAGAGATCGTTAGTGGTGCAGCTGCGCTTCAAGGATAA
- a CDS encoding T9SS type A sorting domain-containing protein, with translation MQKLLLPVIAICFSVSAYGQEVNGKVYKAELAGTTVFRDVDNKYGTQVFGFEAPEPDGDDEQERLDAVKEEIARLYPHKMSNARQKTTSAKDPVVVKSYVANTTPGTPPDNDFAVSKADKAVSVINVNAAIMDASTGTVNDQKSLGFFSGSAGLGLSGRYDPKVLYDAKEDRFICVMLHDRDENNYIVVGFSQSNDPTGAWAWYKFYGDYGSDSTWFDYPGVSVTNSEFFFTGNKIKYAAPWETGFRQSVIYQVNKSDGYSGASALTYKIWDGIKYDGNSIRNLFPVRPGWLPTGDEQYFLSNRNFSTQNDSIFLVKVPGTISQGGSVSVTLLKSPLSYGVPPNGRQEDTSATLATNDGRILGAYVMNNEIQFVSTSVDPNNGASGVFHAKITDYATSPNISYAQIFSIDTLDFGYPNISYVGNPWGLNQSIISFNYTGPSTPAGIGALVYDGLSYSNMLRAKEGESSISGQVPGKVQRWGDYTGTQVDYNNLGSVWIEGIYGRSDHEYGSWIVKLNSPALGVKETIKKATGQVYPNPVNTFVTYMFTLSNETEVTFAIYNINGQLVDNLVTKKCEEGKNVIQFNTASLPAGSYILRGSGSKGDVVMTQRFVKQ, from the coding sequence ATGCAAAAACTACTACTACCGGTAATTGCGATATGCTTTTCTGTATCGGCATACGGACAGGAAGTGAATGGTAAAGTGTATAAAGCCGAACTTGCCGGTACTACGGTATTTAGGGATGTAGATAATAAATACGGTACACAGGTGTTTGGGTTTGAGGCACCGGAACCAGATGGTGATGATGAGCAGGAAAGATTAGACGCTGTAAAGGAAGAGATAGCAAGGTTATACCCTCATAAAATGTCAAATGCAAGGCAAAAGACTACCTCTGCAAAGGATCCGGTTGTTGTAAAGTCATATGTAGCTAATACAACACCCGGTACCCCACCTGATAATGATTTTGCCGTTTCAAAAGCGGATAAAGCAGTGTCTGTTATCAATGTGAATGCTGCTATCATGGACGCTTCTACCGGAACCGTAAATGACCAGAAAAGCCTTGGATTCTTTTCCGGCTCAGCGGGGCTCGGACTGTCGGGCAGATATGACCCCAAAGTGCTTTATGATGCAAAAGAGGATCGTTTTATTTGTGTTATGTTGCACGACAGGGATGAAAATAATTATATAGTTGTTGGTTTCTCCCAGTCTAATGATCCGACCGGTGCATGGGCCTGGTATAAGTTTTATGGTGATTACGGTAGTGACTCTACATGGTTCGATTATCCGGGCGTTTCTGTTACCAATTCTGAGTTTTTCTTTACGGGCAATAAGATCAAATATGCTGCTCCATGGGAAACAGGTTTCAGGCAATCTGTTATATACCAGGTAAATAAAAGCGATGGCTATTCAGGAGCTTCTGCACTTACTTATAAAATATGGGATGGCATAAAGTATGACGGTAATTCCATACGCAACCTGTTTCCTGTCAGACCGGGATGGCTGCCTACAGGAGATGAACAATACTTCCTTTCTAACAGGAACTTTTCGACTCAAAATGATAGTATCTTTTTGGTGAAGGTTCCGGGGACTATTTCCCAGGGCGGAAGCGTTTCGGTTACATTGCTCAAATCACCGCTCTCTTATGGTGTTCCTCCTAACGGGCGTCAGGAGGATACGTCGGCTACATTAGCTACTAACGATGGCAGGATATTGGGTGCATATGTTATGAATAACGAGATACAGTTTGTGAGTACTTCAGTTGATCCGAATAATGGTGCTTCGGGCGTGTTTCATGCAAAGATCACAGATTATGCTACTTCTCCCAATATCTCATATGCACAGATATTTTCAATAGATACACTTGATTTCGGTTATCCAAATATATCCTACGTAGGAAATCCCTGGGGATTGAATCAATCGATCATTAGTTTTAATTATACCGGTCCTTCAACACCAGCTGGTATAGGTGCCTTAGTGTATGATGGATTGTCTTATTCGAACATGTTGAGGGCAAAGGAAGGCGAGAGTAGTATTTCGGGGCAGGTGCCGGGCAAGGTGCAGCGCTGGGGTGACTATACTGGAACACAAGTCGACTATAATAACCTGGGTTCTGTATGGATCGAAGGTATATATGGACGGTCAGATCATGAATATGGCAGCTGGATTGTGAAGCTGAATTCGCCTGCGCTGGGTGTTAAGGAAACAATTAAAAAGGCTACCGGACAGGTATATCCAAATCCTGTAAACACTTTTGTAACATACATGTTTACGCTGAGCAATGAGACAGAGGTTACTTTCGCTATATATAATATCAACGGACAACTGGTGGATAATCTGGTAACTAAAAAGTGCGAAGAAGGTAAAAATGTTATCCAGTTCAATACGGCATCATTGCCGGCAGGTAGTTACATACTTAGAGGCTCCGGTAGCAAAGGAGATGTGGTAATGACCCAACGTTTCGTAAAACAGTAG
- a CDS encoding ABC transporter permease has protein sequence MTRLLFNLNLAYRAISSNRLRSAITIAIIALGITALIGILTAVEVMKEGVYTSFSQMGANSFQITGDIIKQKHSRGLHISVREGKNITYLEASAFKKRYDFPSDVSMSMSGTSTATVKYGSLKTNPNINTMGIDENYLKISDTELEAGRDFSQSELEFGSSVCILGNGVATKLFGTKYKGAVGKIISIGDMKYTVVGIAGSKGGSMIMNADNLVFLPLENARAVYGTDNERYVLNVMVADVSQKELATQEAEGLFRVIRKIPVGTENDFTIQQNDSLATMLIESISTISWAALFIGIITLLGSVIGLMNIMLVSVAERTREIGVNKALGARSSTIQQQFLTESILISLIGGATGIVLGILIGNIFSMIFHTSFIVPWGWVVMGFTLCTVVGIVSGIYPALKAARLDPIVALRYE, from the coding sequence ATGACGCGGTTATTGTTCAATCTCAATCTTGCTTACCGTGCTATTAGTAGTAACAGGCTGCGCTCTGCTATCACAATAGCAATAATAGCTTTGGGTATCACAGCTCTTATAGGTATACTCACCGCTGTGGAAGTAATGAAAGAAGGTGTGTATACGAGCTTTAGCCAGATGGGGGCCAACTCGTTCCAGATAACAGGCGACATCATAAAACAGAAACACTCACGGGGTTTGCATATAAGTGTAAGAGAAGGAAAAAATATTACTTATCTCGAGGCTTCTGCGTTTAAAAAGCGATATGATTTTCCTTCAGATGTCAGCATGTCTATGTCGGGTACAAGTACTGCAACTGTCAAGTATGGCTCGCTGAAGACGAATCCCAATATCAATACTATGGGTATTGATGAGAACTACCTGAAAATATCAGATACAGAGCTGGAAGCAGGCAGAGATTTTTCACAGTCGGAACTGGAGTTTGGTAGTTCGGTGTGTATTCTGGGAAATGGGGTAGCAACAAAATTGTTTGGCACAAAGTATAAAGGTGCTGTTGGCAAGATCATCTCAATAGGCGATATGAAATATACTGTAGTGGGCATAGCCGGGTCTAAAGGTGGGAGTATGATCATGAATGCTGATAACCTGGTGTTTCTGCCGTTGGAGAATGCAAGGGCTGTGTATGGTACTGACAATGAGCGTTATGTATTAAATGTAATGGTGGCAGATGTTTCTCAGAAAGAGTTAGCAACCCAGGAAGCAGAAGGGTTGTTCAGGGTAATAAGAAAAATACCGGTAGGCACGGAAAATGATTTTACGATACAGCAAAACGACAGCCTGGCTACCATGCTCATAGAAAGCATCAGTACTATTAGTTGGGCAGCTTTGTTCATTGGTATCATTACTTTGCTTGGTTCTGTAATTGGTTTGATGAACATCATGTTGGTATCTGTTGCAGAACGCACAAGAGAGATAGGTGTTAATAAAGCACTGGGAGCGCGGTCTTCAACTATTCAGCAACAGTTTCTTACAGAGTCGATACTCATAAGCCTGATAGGTGGTGCCACGGGTATAGTACTCGGCATTCTCATCGGCAATATATTCAGTATGATATTTCATACTTCGTTTATCGTGCCCTGGGG